GCGACTCTCGACGACGCGGCCCTCGTCGAGAGCCTCTTTTCGGCGGTGGGTACGGCGTACCGGGTGCCCGAGTACCTGCTGGACGCGGTCACCGGTTTAAGCGGTAGCGGACCGGCGTTCGTCTACCTCTTCATCGAAGCACTCGCCGACGGCGGCGTCCGGTGCGGGCTCCCGCGGCCGGTGGCACAATCACTCGCAGCGCAAACGGTGCTCGGCGCGGCGCGCATGGTACTCGAAACGGGCCAGCACCCCGGTGCCCTCAAGGACGCGGTCGCCAGCCCCGGCGGTACGACCATCGCGGGCATTCACGCTCTGGAACGTGCCGCGTTCCGCGCCGCCGCGATCGATGCGGTGGAAGCCGCGACAAAGCGGGCGCAGGAATTGGGGAAGAGGGAGTAAAGAACTCGCCACGGATCAAAACCGAAAACCGGAACGTTTTTCGACGAGATTAGCAGGACCGACAGGATTGAGCATTCTCATCCCGTTAATCCTGTCGATCCTGTCAGAACGCTCCGCTCGGTCTTCCGTCTTAATCCGCGTTTATCGGTGTTCATCCGCGGCTGATTGGGTTGCGAACTCATGACAAATGAACTCGTTCTGATCTTCGACTTCGGTTCACAGTTCGGGCAACTCATCGCCCGGCGGGTGCGCGAGCAGAACGTGTTCTGCCAGGTGGTGCGCCACGACCTCTCGCCCGAGCGCGTGCGGGAACTGAACCCGAAGGGGATCATCCTCTCAGGCGGGCCGGCAAGCGTGTACGAACCCGGGGCGCCGCACTGCTCCCCGGAAATCTTCAACATGGGGATTCCGGTCCTTGCGATCTGCTACGGGATGCAGCTCGCGTGTCACTTCCTCGGCGGCAAGGTCGGCGGGACCGCCCACACCCGCGAGTACGGGCGCGCGACGCTCACCGTGAACGAGCGGAACACGATCTTCCAGGGGTACCCGGCCGAATCGACCGTCTGGATGAGCCACGGCGACCAAGTGGAGAACATCAACGGCGATTTCGAGCCGCTCGCGTCCACGGACACGTGCCCGCTGGCCGCGGTGAAGCACAAGTCGCGCCCCATCTTCGGGTTGCAGTTCCACCCGGAAGTGGCGCACACGCCCCACGGCGGGCAGATCCTCGCCAACTTCCTCCGCGACGTGTGCGGGTGCTCTGGCCAGTGGAAGATGCAGGCGTTCATCGACAACACGATCGCCGACATCCGAGCCAAGGTCGGCAACAAGCGGGTCATCTGCGGGCTGTCGGGCGGGGTCGATTCGAGCGTGTGCGCCGCGCTCCTGGTCAAAGCGATCGGCGCGCAGGTGGCGTGCATTTACGTCGATAACGGGCTGATGCGCGAGGGCGAAACGGAACTGGTGAAGCACACGTTCCGCGACTGGTTCAAAGCCGACCTGCACGCGGTGGACGCCGGTGAACTTTTCCTCTCCGCTCTTGCCGGCGTGACCGACCCGCAAGAGAAACGCAAGATCATCGGGAAAGTGTTCATCGACGTGTTCAAGCAGGAAGCGAAGAGCATCCCGGATGCCCACTTCCTCGCGCAAGGTACGCTGTACCCGGACGTGATCGAGAGCGGCGGGAGCGTAGACGGCCCGGCGGCGACGATCAAACTGCACCACAACGTCGGCGGGTTACCGGCGGAACTCGGATTCGAGCTAATCGAACCGCTCCGCGATCTGTTCAAAGATGAAGTGCGGCGGCTGGGTATCGAACTCGGGCTGCCCGAAGACGTGGTGTGGCGCCACCCGTTCCCCGGTCCCGGGCTCGCGGTTCGGTGCCTCGGCGAGGTGAGCGAGCCCAAGCTCGCCACGCTCCGCAAAGCGGACACGATCTTCCTCGAAGAACTGCGGAAAGCGGGCTGGTACCGCAAAACGTCTCAGGCGTTCGCGGTGCTGCTCCCGGTGCAGTCCGTGGGAGTGATGGGAGACGGCCGCACTTACGAGAACACGATCTGTTTGCGGTGCGTACAGACCGACGACTTCATGACTGCCGACTGGTCGCGGCTCCCCGAAGACCTGCTCGCCCGTGTCGCGACGGCGATCATCAACCGCGTGAAGGGCATCAACCGCGTGGTGTACGACATCAGCAGTAAGCCGCCCGCGACGATCGAGTGGGAGTGACCCTACCAATTCGGTTCCGACCGGCTGTGCTCCAAGTGTGTTAATACTCGCACCGCCGGTCAATACATCACCGGCGCGTCCGGGGGTTCAACTCCGGGGGCTCCAGAACCACTCTGGGCGCTTCGTCTTCCGACGATAGCTGATGAGCGGGCCGTCCTTCGCCGTGAAATCTGTCGGGCGCACGCTCTCCATGAACTCGGGCTTCCCGTCCTTCTCCACGACCGGCGGCGAGCCGATGCACACCCGCAACCGCTCGTTATCGATGAGTTCGTAAATCGCTCGGACCGTTAAGCGATTGCCACTCGGGTCGGTTTGAATCAAATCCAGTTCCTTCGGGGACTTGTTCGGGTCGATCGTGTACTCGAAGTCCTCGAACCGGTCCCCCAGAAACTGTTCCGACCACGTCTCTTCCGAAATGATCGCGTGCTTGCGGCGCTGGCCGCGGTCCTCGGTCCCCTTGGGGGAGCGGAAGTCTACGACTATCCACTCGCCCTGGACGCACAGCGAATCATCGGGCGGCATGCGATCGGAACACCCGCAAAGCACGCCGAGCCCGAGGAACAGAAAGCAGAGTCGGTTCATGCCTCAAACATAGTTGACGATTACTCCAGCGGCGGCAAAATGTCCGGTTCGATCTGGTACGCATCGGCGAGCGAATTCGTGGTGTTGAACAGCCCCACAACGGCCATCACTTCACCGAGCGCCTCAACGTCCAATCCGAGCTTCCGTACCGCCGCAGTGTGTGAATTCACGCAGTACGCGCAACCGTTGGTCGCGCTGACGGCCAGCGCGATGATTTCGCGCACCAGCGGATCGAGTTTGGACGCGCGCCCGCAGGCTTCCGGGTGCATGATCGCCTTCAACCGCGTCCACACGAGTTCGAGGTGGTCCGGGTTGGTGGCGAGCACGCGCCACAAGTTCGGCACGAAGGTAATGTTCTTCGTCGCTTTAATGTCGGCGAAGACCGCGGCGACTTTGCCGGTCGCGGCCTCTTCGGAAACGGGAGTCACGGTCGCGATGCGTTTGGCGGACATGACACGGTCCCTTCTGGTTCGAGGAGGGCAGATAGGCATTTCCTACGAACCCGCGCCGTACACTGTCAGTGGCCCCCAATCCTCCGCCCGCACGA
This region of Gemmata massiliana genomic DNA includes:
- the guaA gene encoding glutamine-hydrolyzing GMP synthase, with the protein product MTNELVLIFDFGSQFGQLIARRVREQNVFCQVVRHDLSPERVRELNPKGIILSGGPASVYEPGAPHCSPEIFNMGIPVLAICYGMQLACHFLGGKVGGTAHTREYGRATLTVNERNTIFQGYPAESTVWMSHGDQVENINGDFEPLASTDTCPLAAVKHKSRPIFGLQFHPEVAHTPHGGQILANFLRDVCGCSGQWKMQAFIDNTIADIRAKVGNKRVICGLSGGVDSSVCAALLVKAIGAQVACIYVDNGLMREGETELVKHTFRDWFKADLHAVDAGELFLSALAGVTDPQEKRKIIGKVFIDVFKQEAKSIPDAHFLAQGTLYPDVIESGGSVDGPAATIKLHHNVGGLPAELGFELIEPLRDLFKDEVRRLGIELGLPEDVVWRHPFPGPGLAVRCLGEVSEPKLATLRKADTIFLEELRKAGWYRKTSQAFAVLLPVQSVGVMGDGRTYENTICLRCVQTDDFMTADWSRLPEDLLARVATAIINRVKGINRVVYDISSKPPATIEWE
- a CDS encoding carboxymuconolactone decarboxylase family protein → MATVTPVSEEAATGKVAAVFADIKATKNITFVPNLWRVLATNPDHLELVWTRLKAIMHPEACGRASKLDPLVREIIALAVSATNGCAYCVNSHTAAVRKLGLDVEALGEVMAVVGLFNTTNSLADAYQIEPDILPPLE